Proteins encoded by one window of Kribbella italica:
- a CDS encoding acyclic terpene utilization AtuA family protein: MTEPLRIGNASGFYGDRFSAFHEMVTGGPLDYVTGDYLAELTMLILGRDRLKDPSLGYARTFLKQLETGLGEALDRGVKVVSNAGGLNPAGLAEAIEGLVDKLGLTAKVAYVEGDDLLARAGELGFGTPLTANAYLGAWGIAEALRDGADVVVTGRVTDASVIVGPAAAHHGWRPDQYDELAGAVVAGHVIECGCQATGGNYAFFHELRNLDRPGFPIAEIHADGSSVITKHDGTGGAVTIDTVKAQLLYEITGARYAGPDVTTRLDTIELSDDGIDRIRITGVQGEPPPPTYKVSLNSLGGFRNEVDFVLTGLELEAKSELVQRQLEHGLTRKPAELKWSLTWTEQPNATSEELASVLLKCVVKDPDPKVVGRAFSSAAVELALASYPGFHVTRLPEDGSPYGVFTAGFVDVDEVEQVVVLPDGSRRVIAAAAETQVLEPADDAELPIPLPQLVAAGRPARSLTREVPFGRVIGARSGDKGGDANVGVWVRNETAWRWLAHTLTIGLFKELLPETEDLKVTRYVLPNLWALNFVVEGLLGEGVASQARFDPQAKAVGEWLRSRYVDVPEVLL, from the coding sequence ATGACGGAACCTCTCCGGATCGGCAACGCGTCGGGGTTCTACGGCGACCGGTTCAGCGCGTTCCACGAGATGGTGACCGGGGGGCCGCTCGACTACGTCACCGGGGACTATCTCGCCGAGCTGACGATGCTGATCCTCGGGCGGGACCGGCTGAAGGATCCCTCGCTCGGCTATGCGCGGACGTTCTTGAAGCAGCTCGAGACCGGGCTCGGCGAGGCGCTCGATCGTGGGGTGAAGGTGGTCAGCAACGCGGGCGGGCTGAATCCTGCTGGGTTGGCCGAGGCCATCGAGGGACTTGTCGACAAGTTGGGCCTGACAGCGAAGGTTGCCTATGTCGAGGGCGACGACCTTCTGGCGCGGGCCGGCGAGTTGGGGTTCGGTACGCCGTTGACGGCCAACGCCTATCTGGGTGCCTGGGGGATCGCCGAGGCGCTGCGCGACGGCGCCGATGTGGTCGTGACCGGGCGGGTCACCGATGCTTCGGTCATCGTCGGGCCGGCCGCCGCGCACCACGGCTGGCGGCCCGACCAGTACGACGAGCTCGCGGGCGCCGTCGTCGCCGGGCACGTGATCGAGTGCGGCTGTCAGGCGACCGGCGGCAACTACGCGTTCTTCCACGAGCTGCGCAACCTCGATCGGCCCGGGTTCCCGATCGCGGAGATCCACGCCGACGGGTCGAGCGTGATCACCAAGCACGACGGCACGGGTGGCGCCGTCACGATCGACACGGTCAAGGCCCAGCTGCTCTACGAGATCACCGGTGCCCGGTACGCCGGGCCGGACGTGACGACCCGGCTCGACACGATCGAGCTGAGCGACGACGGCATCGACCGGATCCGGATCACCGGGGTCCAGGGCGAGCCCCCGCCCCCGACGTACAAGGTGTCGCTGAACAGCCTCGGCGGATTCCGGAACGAGGTCGACTTCGTCCTGACCGGGCTGGAACTGGAGGCGAAGTCCGAGCTGGTCCAGCGACAGCTCGAGCACGGGCTCACCCGCAAGCCGGCCGAGCTGAAGTGGTCACTGACCTGGACCGAGCAGCCGAACGCCACGAGTGAAGAACTCGCGAGCGTGCTGCTCAAGTGCGTGGTGAAGGACCCCGATCCGAAGGTCGTCGGGCGTGCGTTCTCGAGCGCCGCGGTCGAGCTGGCGCTGGCGAGCTACCCGGGCTTTCACGTGACGCGGCTGCCGGAGGACGGTTCGCCGTACGGCGTGTTCACGGCGGGGTTCGTCGACGTCGACGAGGTCGAGCAGGTCGTCGTACTGCCGGACGGGTCGCGGCGGGTGATCGCCGCCGCTGCCGAGACGCAGGTGCTCGAGCCGGCCGACGACGCCGAGTTGCCGATCCCCCTGCCGCAACTCGTCGCCGCGGGCAGGCCCGCGCGGTCGCTGACGCGGGAGGTCCCGTTCGGCCGGGTGATCGGCGCGCGGAGCGGCGACAAGGGCGGCGACGCGAACGTCGGCGTCTGGGTGCGGAACGAGACCGCCTGGCGCTGGCTCGCGCACACGCTGACGATCGGGCTGTTCAAGGAGCTGCTGCCGGAGACCGAGGACCTGAAGGTGACTCGGTACGTGCTGCCGAATCTGTGGGCGCTGAACTTCGTGGTCGAAGGGCTGCTCGGTGAGGGTGTGGCGTCGCAGGCGCGGTTCGATCCGCAGGCCAAGGCGGTCGGCGAGTGGCTGCGGTCGCGGTACGTCGACGTACCGGAAGTGTTGCTGTGA
- a CDS encoding TIGR03084 family metal-binding protein — MDLDEVLADLWAENAELDMVVAGLAADTWTTPTPAEGWSVAHQIAHLAWTDEAALSAITDQDEFQATLRKASADPAGYVDKGAAEGAALPTDQLLPYWRETRAELAEALKQVRAGEKIAWFGPPMSATSMATARLMETWAHGQDVYDGLGVSRPPSSRLRHVAHLAVRTRDFSYLLHDRKPPAAPFHVELTAPDGTTWSYGDATADQRVTGPALDFCLLATQRRHRDDLAVEAAGADAEEWLGIIQAFAGLPGKGRVAGQFG; from the coding sequence ATGGACCTGGACGAGGTACTGGCTGATCTCTGGGCTGAGAACGCCGAGTTGGACATGGTGGTGGCCGGGCTGGCCGCTGACACGTGGACGACTCCGACGCCGGCGGAAGGGTGGTCGGTGGCGCATCAGATCGCGCACCTGGCCTGGACCGACGAGGCCGCGTTGAGCGCGATCACCGACCAGGACGAGTTCCAGGCGACGCTGCGCAAGGCGAGTGCCGATCCGGCGGGGTACGTCGACAAGGGCGCTGCCGAAGGCGCCGCGTTGCCGACCGATCAGCTGCTGCCGTACTGGCGAGAGACTCGGGCCGAGCTGGCCGAGGCACTGAAGCAGGTGCGCGCGGGCGAGAAGATCGCCTGGTTCGGGCCGCCGATGAGCGCGACCTCGATGGCGACCGCGCGGCTGATGGAGACCTGGGCGCACGGGCAGGACGTCTACGACGGGCTTGGGGTGAGCCGGCCGCCGTCGAGCCGGTTGCGGCACGTCGCGCACCTCGCCGTACGGACGCGCGACTTCTCGTACCTGCTGCACGACCGGAAGCCGCCGGCGGCGCCGTTCCACGTGGAACTCACCGCGCCCGACGGCACGACCTGGTCGTACGGCGACGCGACCGCGGACCAGCGGGTGACCGGTCCGGCGCTCGACTTCTGCCTGCTCGCGACCCAGCGCCGGCACCGCGACGACCTCGCGGTCGAGGCGGCCGGCGCGGACGCCGAGGAGTGGCTCGGGATCATCCAGGCCTTCGCCGGGTTGCCCGGCAAGGGCCGCGTCGCGGGACAGTTCGGCTGA
- a CDS encoding Type 1 glutamine amidotransferase-like domain-containing protein: protein MKLLLTDSGIINRSITDALVELLGQPIAESSALYVPTAIYAKPIGPEMAHRTISGQEPRSPMTEVGWKSVGVLELTALPSLDRELWEPKVQEADVLLVGGGDPLYLHYWMQQSGLAELLPSLDLVYVGLSAGSMVMTPRIGASFVGWTPPEGGDDSTLGLVDFAIFPHLDYPGMDNTMAEAERWAAELPIPAYAIDNQTALKVVDGTVEVVSEGHWRLFEA from the coding sequence ATGAAACTTCTGCTCACGGACTCCGGCATCATCAACCGGAGCATCACCGACGCGCTGGTCGAGCTGCTGGGCCAGCCGATCGCCGAGTCGAGCGCGCTGTACGTGCCGACCGCGATCTACGCCAAGCCCATCGGTCCCGAGATGGCCCATCGCACGATCAGCGGGCAGGAGCCCAGGTCGCCGATGACCGAGGTCGGATGGAAGTCGGTCGGTGTGCTGGAGCTGACCGCGTTGCCCAGCCTCGACCGGGAGCTGTGGGAGCCGAAGGTCCAGGAGGCCGACGTCCTGCTCGTGGGTGGTGGCGACCCGCTCTACCTCCACTACTGGATGCAGCAGTCCGGACTGGCCGAGCTTCTCCCGTCGCTGGATCTGGTGTACGTCGGGCTGAGCGCCGGCAGCATGGTGATGACGCCCCGGATCGGCGCGAGCTTCGTCGGCTGGACGCCGCCCGAGGGCGGTGACGACAGCACGCTCGGCCTGGTCGACTTCGCGATCTTCCCGCACTTGGACTACCCGGGCATGGACAACACGATGGCCGAAGCCGAGCGCTGGGCCGCCGAGCTGCCGATCCCGGCGTACGCGATCGACAACCAGACGGCGCTCAAGGTCGTCGACGGGACCGTCGAGGTCGTCTCCGAGGGACACTGGAGACTGTTCGAGGCCTAG
- a CDS encoding FAD-dependent monooxygenase codes for MNSGQKSSSAIVVGAGIGGLTAAVALRRIGWSVTVLERAPIIAEVGAGLTLWPNAMSALAALELDRKVEARAVETISRGNLRTPKGGWIRRSQPEDVGVLAVHRAELHAVLRSMLPESALHTDAEVLSVDGRKVLCRCAGEEHELSAELVVAADGVNSVVRRTLWSGSAVFQGRTAWRGVTPSGAVWPVEESLTLGRGVQVSILPLPDERVYWFVTANAPEANREYADEQAEALRRVQGWHDPIPALIRATPPDQVLHNDLVDLDPLDTFVRGTVVLLGDAAHAMTPDLGQGACQAIEDAVVLAASLNDSDLESGLAEYDRVRRARVQPMVAAARASVRRSSSTSRVAHLGVTLAARFVPPAKWRKLTARWSDWQAPKLP; via the coding sequence GTGAACAGCGGGCAGAAGTCTTCCTCGGCAATCGTTGTCGGCGCGGGGATCGGCGGGCTGACTGCTGCGGTCGCCCTGCGGAGGATCGGGTGGTCGGTGACGGTCCTGGAGCGGGCTCCGATCATCGCCGAGGTCGGCGCGGGACTGACGCTGTGGCCGAACGCGATGAGTGCTCTGGCCGCGCTGGAGCTGGACCGGAAGGTCGAGGCGCGCGCCGTCGAGACGATCTCGCGCGGGAACCTCCGGACGCCGAAGGGCGGCTGGATCCGGCGCAGTCAGCCGGAGGATGTCGGCGTGCTCGCGGTCCACCGGGCCGAGTTGCACGCCGTACTGCGGAGCATGTTGCCCGAGTCGGCGCTGCACACCGATGCCGAGGTGCTCTCGGTGGACGGCCGGAAGGTGCTCTGCCGGTGTGCGGGCGAGGAGCACGAACTGTCGGCCGAGCTCGTCGTCGCGGCCGACGGCGTCAACAGCGTCGTACGGCGAACGCTGTGGTCAGGCTCCGCGGTCTTCCAGGGCCGGACGGCCTGGCGAGGTGTCACTCCGAGCGGCGCGGTCTGGCCGGTGGAGGAGTCGCTCACGCTCGGCCGTGGCGTCCAGGTCAGCATCCTGCCGCTGCCCGACGAGCGGGTCTACTGGTTCGTCACCGCCAACGCGCCCGAGGCCAACCGCGAGTACGCCGACGAGCAGGCCGAGGCGCTCCGGCGTGTCCAGGGCTGGCACGACCCGATCCCGGCGCTGATCCGCGCGACCCCGCCGGACCAGGTGCTGCACAACGATCTCGTGGACCTCGATCCGCTGGACACCTTCGTCCGCGGCACCGTCGTCCTCCTCGGTGACGCGGCGCACGCGATGACGCCGGACCTCGGCCAGGGCGCGTGCCAGGCGATCGAGGACGCCGTCGTCCTGGCTGCATCGTTGAACGACAGCGATCTCGAATCAGGGCTGGCCGAGTACGACCGCGTACGCCGGGCGCGAGTGCAGCCGATGGTCGCCGCCGCCCGCGCCTCCGTCCGCCGCAGCTCCAGCACCAGCCGCGTCGCCCACCTCGGCGTGACTCTGGCCGCCCGCTTCGTCCCACCCGCCAAGTGGCGCAAGCTGACCGCCCGCTGGTCCGACTGGCAGGCCCCGAAGCTCCCCTAG
- a CDS encoding GntR family transcriptional regulator, translated as MPSSLPGKAAEIRALLLSLIDTLPQGAALPAERELAVRWNVARMTLRRAVDELVIEELLVRRHGSGTYTARPKVAKWLGMIGFSEDIRRRGMTPGSRTLEFRREKASRPAARRLRIPVGDPVLTFTRLRLADDLPMVVEHTTVPGSYVPGLEAEDLDGSLYELLTARYGIELVSGTSKLEPVLPDAKTAGWLDIPSTQPCLASYGISFDRRERVFEYTSAVYRGDRYAFTAELRMTPTVRATAKGL; from the coding sequence ATGCCGAGTTCCCTGCCCGGAAAGGCCGCCGAGATCCGGGCGCTGCTGCTCTCGCTGATCGACACGCTGCCGCAGGGCGCCGCGCTGCCGGCCGAGCGTGAGCTGGCGGTGCGCTGGAACGTCGCGCGGATGACGCTGCGCCGCGCGGTCGACGAGCTGGTGATCGAGGAACTGCTGGTCCGCCGCCACGGCAGCGGCACGTACACGGCCCGCCCGAAGGTCGCGAAGTGGCTGGGCATGATCGGCTTCTCCGAGGACATCCGCCGGCGCGGGATGACGCCGGGAAGCCGGACACTGGAGTTCCGCCGCGAGAAGGCCTCGCGGCCGGCCGCACGCCGGCTGCGCATCCCGGTCGGCGACCCGGTCCTGACCTTCACCCGCCTCCGGCTCGCCGACGACCTGCCGATGGTGGTCGAGCACACGACGGTCCCCGGCAGTTACGTGCCCGGTCTGGAGGCCGAGGACCTGGACGGCTCGCTCTACGAGCTGCTCACTGCGCGGTACGGGATCGAGCTGGTCAGCGGTACGTCGAAGCTCGAGCCGGTGCTGCCCGACGCGAAGACGGCCGGCTGGCTCGACATCCCGTCGACCCAGCCGTGCCTGGCGTCGTACGGGATCAGCTTCGACCGTCGCGAGCGCGTCTTCGAGTACACCTCGGCGGTCTACCGCGGCGACCGCTACGCCTTCACCGCCGAGCTCCGGATGACGCCGACCGTGCGCGCGACCGCGAAGGGTCTCTGA
- a CDS encoding N-acetylglucosamine kinase, protein MINLAIDGGQSGLRLRVLPDGRTGRGPGYQHGPDSRAATVEAIRAAARDAGVAEQVDTIRGASGARLTEPVDTICLGLTGFPPDAATAAQLARHIARSLPAREVRLTQDMVTAHAGALPGGHGVVVAGGTGLVCLGVGQDGTWRKVDGHGYLFGDAGSAFAIGRAGLVAVQRARDGRGPSTTLTGTGLDPISLYPSPTLVAEVAAFAPEVFRHAPTDAVAQAIVDQAARDIADTIHAALIGPDAVPVALVGGLFEGAGEQLVEPLRAALSPRAQLTPPAGTSLDGAERLATGDLTPYADLVLVHR, encoded by the coding sequence ATGATCAACCTCGCGATCGACGGCGGCCAGTCCGGCCTGCGCCTCCGTGTTCTCCCCGACGGCAGGACGGGTCGTGGGCCCGGTTACCAGCACGGGCCCGACAGCCGCGCCGCCACGGTCGAGGCGATCCGGGCCGCCGCCCGCGACGCGGGGGTCGCCGAGCAGGTCGACACGATCCGCGGCGCGTCCGGCGCGCGGCTCACCGAGCCTGTCGACACGATCTGCCTCGGACTGACCGGCTTCCCACCCGACGCGGCCACCGCCGCGCAGCTCGCCCGGCACATCGCCCGGTCGCTGCCCGCCCGCGAGGTGCGGCTGACCCAGGACATGGTCACCGCCCACGCCGGGGCGCTGCCCGGCGGGCACGGCGTAGTAGTTGCCGGAGGCACCGGGTTGGTCTGCCTCGGCGTCGGCCAGGACGGCACCTGGCGCAAGGTCGACGGCCACGGCTACCTGTTCGGCGACGCCGGCAGCGCGTTCGCCATCGGCCGCGCCGGCCTGGTCGCCGTCCAGCGTGCCCGCGACGGCCGCGGCCCGTCGACGACGCTCACCGGCACCGGGCTCGACCCGATCAGCCTCTACCCGTCGCCGACCCTGGTGGCCGAGGTCGCCGCGTTCGCCCCCGAGGTCTTCCGGCACGCCCCGACCGACGCCGTCGCGCAGGCGATCGTCGACCAGGCCGCCCGCGACATCGCCGACACCATTCATGCCGCGCTGATCGGACCGGACGCCGTACCGGTCGCCCTCGTCGGCGGCCTCTTCGAAGGCGCCGGCGAGCAACTCGTCGAACCACTGCGCGCAGCCCTCTCACCCCGCGCCCAGCTCACCCCACCCGCAGGCACCTCCTTGGACGGCGCCGAACGCCTGGCCACCGGCGACCTCACCCCGTACGCCGACCTGGTCCTGGTCCACCGGTGA
- a CDS encoding N-acetylmannosamine-6-phosphate 2-epimerase, with the protein MVVSCQAAPGNPFFSPESMALMARAAEAGGAAALRANGPADIAAIRAVTGLPIIGLHKLGDPSGVFITPTFEAAAGVAEAGADLIAIDATQRPRPDGTPLADQIARIHSELGLPVLADVDTHAAGLAARAAGADLVATTLSGYTNSTPATGPDVALVRSLAATLDCPVIAEGRLRTAADVRAVREAGAHAVVIGTAITNPMETTAWFAAAIQVV; encoded by the coding sequence TTGGTGGTCTCCTGCCAAGCAGCCCCCGGCAACCCCTTCTTCTCCCCGGAGTCGATGGCCCTCATGGCCCGAGCCGCCGAAGCAGGCGGCGCCGCCGCGCTCCGCGCCAACGGTCCCGCCGACATCGCCGCGATCCGCGCCGTCACCGGCCTCCCGATCATCGGCCTGCACAAACTCGGCGACCCCTCCGGCGTCTTCATCACCCCTACCTTCGAAGCAGCCGCCGGCGTCGCCGAAGCCGGCGCCGACCTGATCGCCATCGACGCCACCCAACGCCCCCGCCCTGACGGCACCCCACTCGCCGACCAGATCGCCCGCATCCACTCCGAGCTCGGCCTCCCCGTACTCGCCGACGTCGACACCCACGCGGCAGGCCTCGCCGCCCGAGCCGCCGGCGCCGACCTCGTCGCGACCACCCTCTCCGGCTATACCAATTCCACGCCGGCCACCGGCCCCGACGTCGCCCTGGTCCGCTCCCTCGCAGCCACCCTCGACTGCCCGGTGATCGCCGAGGGAAGACTCAGGACCGCCGCCGACGTCCGCGCCGTCCGCGAGGCCGGCGCCCACGCCGTGGTGATCGGTACCGCGATCACGAACCCGATGGAGACCACCGCCTGGTTCGCCGCCGCGATCCAAGTGGTCTAA
- a CDS encoding CGNR zinc finger domain-containing protein: protein MTRLAVELANTGTLDPSGELVAAFFAEHDITPPPDGQYGDLPDLVRTTLAQSVDGATPDGVHRLLRDYPPDMHLSDHDGAWHVHFSRNGTPAERWVGQLIAAKLALVAAGDPAVTLGRCAATSCGNYFVDQSRNRTRRFCSNACASRTTVAAYRARKSS from the coding sequence GTGACCCGGCTGGCCGTCGAGCTGGCCAACACCGGCACGCTCGACCCGTCCGGCGAACTGGTGGCCGCGTTCTTCGCCGAGCACGACATCACTCCACCGCCGGACGGCCAGTACGGCGACCTGCCGGATCTCGTCCGCACGACCCTGGCGCAGTCGGTCGACGGCGCGACTCCCGACGGCGTACACCGCCTGCTGCGCGACTACCCGCCGGACATGCACCTGTCCGACCACGACGGCGCCTGGCACGTCCACTTCAGCCGCAACGGCACCCCGGCCGAGCGCTGGGTCGGCCAACTGATCGCCGCCAAGCTCGCGCTCGTCGCGGCCGGGGATCCGGCGGTCACGCTGGGCCGCTGCGCCGCGACCAGTTGCGGCAACTACTTCGTCGACCAGTCACGCAACCGCACCCGCCGCTTCTGCTCCAACGCGTGCGCGAGCCGGACGACGGTCGCGGCGTACCGGGCGCGCAAGAGTTCCTAG
- a CDS encoding ABC transporter substrate-binding protein, with the protein MSVRRRLVAVVSGIGLLAGAVACGGSDSGGGSEASGTITLWQYYGDPSSPTGKPLYDLVKKYDDAHADVTVDIRFIPYDDFNRTLLQSAAAKELPDVALIGAFDTATMASAGIITDLGDRVGEWGQQDKYFKTSWATTQVDGKTYGIPHVADAYAVYYNKQLLQQAGVKPPTTWAEMETAAKTLTTQGRTGLAISGIEGPEGATVPIIRMLAAGAAIDKVDSPEAKAGLDQLTRMIKAGSISQGALTWNEEDAKNQFANGKAAMMINSATYVNILRKENPKLQWDVALLPKDKSGQTFLSAENLAIGATSKNPDGAWDLITWLQQPAELQTYLPVRNKLAARNDVPDSSNDAVRKVFAQQLEEAWAPDEKLAPKSSEVMTHIQAALQASASGSASTEDALKTAQKAIDESLAK; encoded by the coding sequence ATGAGTGTTCGTAGGCGGCTGGTGGCCGTGGTGAGTGGAATCGGCCTGCTGGCGGGCGCGGTCGCCTGTGGCGGGAGCGACAGTGGCGGCGGGAGCGAGGCGAGCGGCACGATCACGCTCTGGCAGTACTACGGCGACCCGAGCAGCCCGACCGGCAAGCCGCTGTACGACCTGGTCAAGAAGTACGACGACGCGCACGCCGACGTCACCGTCGACATCCGCTTCATCCCGTACGACGACTTCAACCGGACGCTGCTGCAGTCGGCCGCGGCCAAGGAACTGCCCGACGTCGCGCTGATCGGCGCCTTCGACACCGCCACGATGGCCTCGGCCGGGATCATCACCGATCTCGGCGACCGGGTCGGCGAGTGGGGGCAGCAGGACAAGTACTTCAAGACCAGCTGGGCCACCACGCAGGTCGACGGCAAGACGTACGGCATCCCGCACGTCGCCGACGCGTACGCCGTCTACTACAACAAGCAGCTCCTCCAGCAGGCCGGCGTGAAGCCGCCGACGACCTGGGCCGAGATGGAGACCGCGGCGAAGACGCTGACCACGCAGGGCCGGACCGGGCTCGCGATCAGCGGGATCGAAGGACCCGAAGGCGCGACCGTGCCGATCATCCGGATGCTCGCCGCCGGTGCCGCGATCGACAAGGTCGACTCCCCGGAGGCGAAGGCCGGCCTCGACCAGCTGACCCGGATGATCAAGGCCGGCTCGATCTCGCAGGGCGCGCTGACCTGGAACGAGGAGGACGCGAAGAACCAGTTCGCGAACGGCAAGGCCGCGATGATGATCAACTCAGCGACCTACGTGAACATCCTCCGCAAGGAGAACCCCAAGCTGCAGTGGGACGTCGCCCTGCTGCCGAAGGACAAGTCGGGCCAGACGTTCCTGTCCGCGGAGAACCTGGCGATCGGTGCCACCAGCAAGAATCCGGACGGCGCCTGGGACCTGATCACCTGGCTGCAGCAGCCGGCCGAGCTGCAGACCTACCTCCCGGTCCGCAACAAGCTTGCCGCCCGCAACGACGTACCGGACAGCTCGAACGACGCCGTCCGCAAGGTGTTCGCGCAGCAGCTCGAGGAGGCGTGGGCGCCGGACGAGAAGCTGGCGCCGAAGTCGTCCGAGGTGATGACGCACATCCAGGCCGCGCTGCAGGCGTCGGCCAGCGGATCGGCCAGCACCGAGGACGCCTTGAAGACCGCGCAGAAGGCGATCGACGAGTCGTTGGCCAAGTAA
- a CDS encoding carbohydrate ABC transporter permease has protein sequence MAITVPQQRVATGRAAARRTTTAEYLFVVPAVLFVGFTVLYPLGYNVVQSFQDVGIAQIVNGNAKFVGLDNYADQFGRPEFWKSFGISLLYTGGTVLATFVAGLALALFFHRDFPGRNVLRALLLLAWVLPTVVSANVWRWLLDGTYGLLNTVLGTEIFWLGKPGTAMVAVMLASAWSFAPFAMVLLLAGLQGISGTLYEAARIDGAGAWAQFRRITLPLLRPVSLTTVLLCFISTFKTFDTVFLMTQGGPGGATEVLPVYAYKLAFSFYKFDVAAVATTMLLVVPVVLSVFYFRSLRKEETA, from the coding sequence ATGGCGATCACCGTGCCGCAGCAGCGGGTGGCGACCGGCAGGGCGGCAGCCCGGCGGACGACGACGGCGGAGTACCTGTTCGTCGTACCGGCCGTGCTGTTCGTCGGGTTCACCGTGCTCTACCCGCTCGGCTACAACGTCGTGCAGAGCTTCCAGGACGTCGGGATCGCGCAGATCGTCAACGGCAACGCGAAGTTCGTCGGCCTGGACAACTACGCCGACCAGTTCGGCCGTCCGGAGTTCTGGAAGTCGTTCGGGATCTCGCTGCTCTACACCGGCGGCACGGTGCTCGCGACCTTCGTCGCCGGGCTCGCGCTGGCGCTGTTCTTCCACCGCGACTTCCCGGGCCGGAACGTGCTGCGCGCGCTGCTCCTGCTGGCCTGGGTGCTGCCGACCGTCGTCAGCGCGAACGTCTGGCGCTGGCTGCTCGACGGCACGTACGGCCTGCTCAACACCGTGCTCGGCACGGAGATCTTCTGGCTCGGCAAGCCCGGTACGGCGATGGTCGCGGTCATGCTCGCGTCGGCGTGGAGCTTCGCGCCGTTCGCGATGGTGCTGCTGCTCGCCGGCCTGCAAGGGATCTCGGGCACGCTCTACGAGGCGGCCCGGATCGACGGGGCCGGCGCTTGGGCGCAGTTCCGCCGGATCACGCTGCCGCTGCTGCGGCCGGTCAGCCTGACCACCGTGCTGCTCTGCTTCATCTCCACGTTCAAGACCTTCGACACGGTCTTCCTGATGACGCAGGGCGGGCCGGGCGGCGCGACCGAGGTGCTGCCGGTGTACGCGTACAAGCTGGCGTTCAGCTTCTACAAGTTCGACGTCGCCGCGGTGGCGACGACGATGCTGCTCGTCGTACCGGTGGTGCTGTCGGTGTTCTACTTCCGCTCGCTGCGCAAGGAGGAGACCGCATGA
- a CDS encoding carbohydrate ABC transporter permease: MRRRWPMTVAGVLITFVYLLPVYWMLNTSFKKPADIFATPPQLVPLSPTLRSYADAAFGNPAIAKGLANSAVIAIGTTLLTIAIAVPAAYGLARLRLRFVSVFLMLFLVVQMVPAVNLALPMFAIFSDLGLVNSYAGLILANASLAIPLGIVLLRPYFLSVPTEILEAAKVDGCTTFGAFVRIALPISRPGLITLAVISFLGAWGEFVFGLALAADEDLQPITVVLAGLTNAFGTRWNDLMAVSAVVALPVIAAFVFLQRYIVAGLTEGATKS, translated from the coding sequence ATGAGGCGCCGCTGGCCGATGACGGTCGCGGGGGTGCTGATCACCTTCGTCTACCTGCTGCCGGTCTACTGGATGCTCAACACGTCGTTCAAGAAGCCGGCCGACATCTTCGCGACCCCGCCGCAGCTCGTGCCGCTGTCGCCGACGCTGCGCTCGTACGCCGACGCCGCGTTCGGCAACCCCGCGATCGCCAAGGGGCTGGCGAACTCGGCCGTGATCGCGATCGGTACGACGCTGCTCACGATCGCGATCGCCGTTCCGGCGGCGTACGGGCTGGCCCGGCTGCGCCTGCGGTTCGTGTCGGTGTTCCTGATGCTGTTCCTGGTGGTCCAGATGGTGCCGGCGGTGAACCTCGCGCTGCCGATGTTCGCGATCTTCAGCGACCTGGGGCTGGTGAACAGCTACGCCGGCCTGATCCTGGCCAACGCGTCGCTGGCGATCCCGCTCGGCATCGTGCTGCTGCGCCCGTACTTCCTGTCGGTGCCCACCGAGATCCTCGAAGCGGCGAAGGTCGACGGCTGTACGACGTTCGGCGCGTTCGTCCGGATCGCGCTGCCGATCAGCCGGCCCGGCCTGATCACGCTCGCGGTGATCAGCTTCCTCGGCGCCTGGGGCGAGTTCGTCTTCGGCCTGGCGCTGGCCGCGGACGAGGACCTGCAGCCGATCACCGTCGTCCTGGCGGGCCTCACCAATGCTTTCGGCACCCGGTGGAACGACCTGATGGCGGTCTCCGCCGTGGTCGCGCTGCCGGTGATCGCCGCGTTCGTTTTCCTGCAGCGTTACATCGTGGCCGGACTCACCGAAGGAGCGACCAAGAGTTGA